From a region of the Coffea arabica cultivar ET-39 chromosome 3e, Coffea Arabica ET-39 HiFi, whole genome shotgun sequence genome:
- the LOC113737099 gene encoding probable aldo-keto reductase 2 isoform X1, which translates to MASEVRRIKLGSQGLDVSVQGLGCMGMTHGDGPPKPEADMIKLIHHAFNKGITHFDTSIIYGPYTNEILVGKGLKGLPREKVQLATKFGVKPLEGGGTEVCGDPEYVREACESSLKRLGVDYIDLYYVHRIDTRVPIEITIGALKKLVEEGKVRYIGLSEASPETIRRAHAVHPISAVQLEWSLWTRDAEEEVIPTCRELGIGIVPFSPLGKGFFGGGAKLMENLSSNDYRRTVPKFQGENLEHNMKLLERVGELATRKGCSTSQLALAWVHHQGDDVCPIPGTTKIENLESNIKALSVKLTPEEMAELESIASANAAKGDRYPPAMMAHTWRFANTPPLSSWKAT; encoded by the exons ATGGCGTCAGAAGTGAGGAGAATCAAGCTGGGGTCACAGGGGCTGGACGTGTCAGTCCAAGGCCTAGGTTGCATGGGAATGACTCATGGAGATGGTCCTCCAAAGCCTGAGGCAGATATGATCAAGCTCATCCACCATGCTTTCAATAAAGGCATCactcattttgacacctctatcATCTATGGTCCATATACTAATGAAATTCTCGTTGGAAAG GGGTTGAAGGGGTTGCCAAGGGAGAAAGTCCAACTTGCTACTAAATTTGGTGTGAAACCACTGGAAGGTGGAGGAACGGAAGTTTGTGGTGATCCAGAGTATGTGAGAGAGGCCTGTGAGAGTAGCTTGAAGCGTTTGGGAGTTGATTATATTGATCTTTACTATGTTCACCGGATTGATACAAGGGTTCCTATTGAAATCACG ATTGGAGCTCTGAAGAAACTGGTTGAAGAGGGTAAAGTAAGATACATAGGTCTGTCTGAGGCCTCACCAGAAACAATCAGGAGGGCTCATGCCGTTCACCCCATATCAGCTGTGCAACTAGAGTGGTCCTTGTGGACAAGAGATGCTGAGGAAGAAGTTATTCCCACATGCAG GGAACTTGGCATAGGAATTGTACCATTCAGTCCTCTGGGCAAAGGATTCTTCGGAGGTGGTGCGAAGCTTATGGAGAATTTGTCCAGCAACGACTACCGCAGG ACTGTCCCTAAGTTTCAAGGGGAGAATCTTGAGCACAACATGAAGCTGCTCGAGCGCGTTGGTGAATTGGCCACAAGAAAGGGTTGCTCCACATCCCAATTGGCCTTAGCATGGGTTCATCATCAAGGGGATGACGTCTGTCCCATTCCTGGCACTACTAAGATTGAGAACCTGGAGAGCAACATCAAGGCCTTATCGGTGAAGTTGACACCGGAAGAAATGGCTGAGCTTGAATCAATTGCTTCAGCTAATGCAGCAAAGGGTGACAGATACCCACCTGCTATGATGGCACATACTTGGAGATTTGCAAATACTCCGCCTCTGTCATCTTGGAAAGCTACATAG
- the LOC113737099 gene encoding IN2-2 protein-like isoform X2, with protein MASEVRRIKLGSQGLDVSVQGLGCMGMTHGDGPPKPEADMIKLIHHAFNKGITHFDTSIIYGPYTNEILVGKGLKGLPREKVQLATKFGVKPLEGGGTEVCGDPEYVREACESSLKRLGVDYIDLYYVHRIDTRVPIEITIGALKKLVEEGKVRYIGLSEASPETIRRAHAVHPISAVQLEWSLWTRDAEEEVIPTCRELGIGIVPFSPLGKGFFGGGAKLMENLSSNDYRRPQGQVLGEREDKGRNIPSISGCLLPRGNIFRLAEREGENREKEKGKRKNEGHNLFGEASSFGDHGYLEKRVLSSSSFL; from the exons ATGGCGTCAGAAGTGAGGAGAATCAAGCTGGGGTCACAGGGGCTGGACGTGTCAGTCCAAGGCCTAGGTTGCATGGGAATGACTCATGGAGATGGTCCTCCAAAGCCTGAGGCAGATATGATCAAGCTCATCCACCATGCTTTCAATAAAGGCATCactcattttgacacctctatcATCTATGGTCCATATACTAATGAAATTCTCGTTGGAAAG GGGTTGAAGGGGTTGCCAAGGGAGAAAGTCCAACTTGCTACTAAATTTGGTGTGAAACCACTGGAAGGTGGAGGAACGGAAGTTTGTGGTGATCCAGAGTATGTGAGAGAGGCCTGTGAGAGTAGCTTGAAGCGTTTGGGAGTTGATTATATTGATCTTTACTATGTTCACCGGATTGATACAAGGGTTCCTATTGAAATCACG ATTGGAGCTCTGAAGAAACTGGTTGAAGAGGGTAAAGTAAGATACATAGGTCTGTCTGAGGCCTCACCAGAAACAATCAGGAGGGCTCATGCCGTTCACCCCATATCAGCTGTGCAACTAGAGTGGTCCTTGTGGACAAGAGATGCTGAGGAAGAAGTTATTCCCACATGCAG GGAACTTGGCATAGGAATTGTACCATTCAGTCCTCTGGGCAAAGGATTCTTCGGAGGTGGTGCGAAGCTTATGGAGAATTTGTCCAGCAACGACTACCGCAGG cCACAAGGACAAGTTTTAGGGGAAAGGGAAGATAAGGGGAGAAACATACCGTCAATTTCTGGGTGCCTTTTGCCGAGAGGGAATATCTTCAGATTAGCAGAGAGGGAAGGAGAAaacagagagaaagaaaaagggaaaagaaagaacgaGGGTCACAATTTATTTGGAGAAGCGAGTTCTTTTGGCGACCATGGTTATTTGGAGAAGCGAGTTCTTTCTTCATCGTCCTTCCTGTGA